A genome region from Labilibaculum antarcticum includes the following:
- a CDS encoding TlpA family protein disulfide reductase, which produces MNRIIITIGLLMGLVFSAMAQAPDSRGYIVKVGDVAPDFEMNLTDGSKIKLSELKGKVVMLQFTASWCGVCRKEMPFIEKEIWQVHKDNDFALYALALDEPLDKAEKLISSTGITYPVALDDGAEIFTKYAHKESGVTRNVIINREGEIVYLTRLFNHEEFEGMKKAIEEELKK; this is translated from the coding sequence ATGAATAGGATAATTATAACAATTGGTTTACTTATGGGATTAGTTTTTTCAGCAATGGCACAAGCACCAGATTCTAGAGGGTATATTGTGAAGGTAGGAGATGTGGCTCCTGATTTTGAAATGAATCTGACAGATGGTAGTAAAATAAAGTTGTCGGAACTAAAAGGAAAAGTTGTGATGTTGCAATTTACAGCTAGTTGGTGTGGTGTTTGTCGAAAAGAAATGCCATTTATTGAGAAGGAAATTTGGCAGGTGCACAAAGATAATGATTTTGCTTTGTATGCGTTAGCTTTGGATGAACCATTAGATAAGGCCGAGAAGTTAATTTCATCTACAGGGATAACTTATCCCGTTGCATTGGATGATGGAGCAGAGATATTCACCAAATATGCACATAAAGAAAGTGGAGTTACACGTAATGTTATTATTAATAGAGAAGGTGAAATTGTTTATCTCACCCGATTGTTTAATCATGAAGAATTTGAGGGTATGAAAAAGGCGATTGAAGAAGAGCTGAAAAAGTAG
- a CDS encoding cobyric acid synthase encodes MIKLRPLMFVGTGSDVGKSIINTGFCRILKQDGYHPAPFKAQNMSLNSFATPEGFEIGRAQAVQAEACGLACHTDMNPVLLKPTNDKSCQVILNGKPIGTQTAIDYFMGNNKVALFDEAKSAFHRLNKRYNPVVLEGAGSISELNLKTRDITNMRMAIEANAVTYLIADIDKGGVFASVYGSILLLDEDERKQIKGIIINKFRGDLKLFEDGKKIIEDLTGKPVIGILPYFKDIHIEEEDSVSLEKKSKISSKGKINCAVVVLPRMANFTDFSVLEHDPRVHLFYTNNSLEIENADIVIIPGSKNTISDLQELKQNGVALSIVKAHKNGKKVIGICGGYQMMGEKISDPLQIEGNIPSIAGLGILPVETTITNKKLTEQCSFNFKDSNNKCSGYEIHMGQTTATQTDIPLCILSNGKTDGHLLNQNCWGSYIHGILDNQIVIQDLLSGFNIEQEGDFNYQEFKEKQYNKLAGLIRENIDMNMFYSHLKED; translated from the coding sequence ATGATTAAATTAAGACCATTAATGTTTGTCGGGACAGGATCGGATGTTGGAAAAAGCATTATCAACACAGGATTCTGCCGGATTCTTAAACAAGATGGCTATCATCCAGCCCCATTCAAGGCGCAAAACATGTCCCTTAATTCTTTCGCAACACCTGAAGGATTCGAAATTGGCCGGGCACAGGCAGTTCAAGCTGAAGCCTGCGGATTAGCCTGTCATACCGACATGAATCCCGTACTGCTAAAACCAACAAACGACAAAAGCTGCCAAGTTATTTTAAATGGCAAGCCTATTGGCACACAAACAGCGATTGACTATTTTATGGGAAACAATAAAGTCGCGCTTTTCGATGAAGCTAAATCTGCATTTCATCGTTTAAATAAACGATACAATCCTGTTGTATTGGAAGGAGCAGGCAGCATATCCGAACTAAATTTAAAGACAAGAGATATCACCAACATGCGAATGGCTATTGAGGCCAATGCTGTTACCTATTTGATTGCCGACATTGATAAAGGTGGCGTTTTTGCAAGTGTTTATGGCAGTATTCTATTGCTTGACGAAGACGAACGCAAACAAATCAAAGGGATAATTATCAATAAGTTCAGAGGTGATCTAAAACTATTCGAAGACGGAAAAAAAATCATTGAAGATCTTACCGGTAAACCTGTTATCGGAATTCTACCTTATTTTAAGGATATTCATATCGAAGAGGAAGATTCGGTCAGCCTCGAAAAAAAATCAAAAATATCTAGTAAGGGAAAAATAAATTGTGCGGTCGTTGTTTTACCAAGAATGGCAAATTTCACAGATTTCAGCGTTCTTGAACACGATCCAAGAGTACATCTTTTTTATACAAACAATTCCCTGGAAATTGAAAACGCAGATATTGTGATTATCCCAGGAAGTAAAAATACCATTTCTGATCTTCAGGAACTAAAACAAAACGGTGTTGCTTTATCAATTGTAAAAGCGCACAAAAATGGAAAAAAAGTAATTGGTATTTGTGGTGGGTATCAAATGATGGGTGAAAAAATCAGCGATCCCCTTCAAATTGAAGGAAATATACCAAGCATTGCCGGTCTGGGAATTCTGCCTGTAGAAACAACTATTACCAATAAAAAACTGACAGAACAATGCTCTTTTAATTTTAAAGATTCAAACAATAAATGCTCTGGATATGAGATTCATATGGGTCAAACGACAGCTACTCAAACGGACATTCCATTATGCATTTTATCAAATGGAAAGACAGATGGTCATCTTTTAAATCAAAATTGCTGGGGAAGTTATATTCATGGTATTCTTGACAATCAAATTGTAATTCAGGATCTACTATCCGGATTCAATATAGAGCAGGAAGGTGATTTTAATTATCAGGAATTTAAAGAAAAACAATACAATAAACTAGCTGGTTTAATCAGAGAAAACATAGATATGAATATGTTTTACTCTCATTTAAAAGAAGACTAA
- a CDS encoding adenosylcobinamide amidohydrolase, protein MKFSVELTDQFLHVEFEKSVRMMSSAILNGGCQNAKHFLNTKVDANFNGERTDFESPEITLQGIVDSMNWKGHCVGMMTAALMKSFRNVRIEKQGVWIDVLVTSGVSNARRAGDEADYQFMNEDCQKVGTINILVLTNAQLSDASLVECVMMVAEAKAACLQDLKVHSPVSGLVATGTGTDSTAIACGAGPLVQYCGKHVLFGEMLAKATYQAIHESLSVDK, encoded by the coding sequence ATGAAATTTTCAGTTGAATTAACCGATCAATTCCTGCATGTTGAATTCGAGAAATCTGTTCGGATGATGAGTTCAGCAATCTTAAATGGTGGTTGTCAGAATGCCAAACATTTTTTGAATACTAAGGTCGATGCCAATTTTAATGGCGAAAGAACTGATTTTGAATCACCGGAAATTACTCTTCAGGGAATAGTGGATTCCATGAATTGGAAGGGGCATTGTGTGGGAATGATGACGGCTGCATTAATGAAATCATTCCGGAACGTTCGAATCGAAAAACAAGGTGTTTGGATTGATGTTTTGGTTACATCAGGGGTTTCAAATGCCCGCAGGGCAGGAGATGAGGCAGATTATCAATTCATGAATGAAGACTGTCAAAAAGTTGGGACGATTAATATACTTGTTCTTACAAATGCTCAATTGTCTGATGCTAGTCTGGTTGAGTGTGTTATGATGGTTGCTGAAGCAAAAGCCGCTTGTTTACAGGATTTAAAAGTACATAGTCCGGTTAGTGGATTAGTAGCTACAGGAACAGGAACAGATTCTACAGCAATAGCCTGTGGAGCTGGCCCTTTGGTTCAATATTGTGGTAAACATGTTTTGTTTGGAGAAATGCTTGCAAAAGCAACTTATCAGGCAATTCATGAATCTTTGTCTGTAGATAAATAA
- a CDS encoding tRNA dihydrouridine synthase yields the protein MKISLAPLQGYTDWVFRQAYEKCIGGVDEFYTPFLVLPNSGEVRTSHKREVEPFLERNNRLVPQFLAGSIEEFQFFETYFSELGYKKMNWNLGCPFPMVTRKNKGSGLLPYPERIKEILETGYSGKIDLSIKMRLGLEDKSEIFPVLDAIKDFNVDEIIIHPRIGKQMYKGSADWDCFEQIQKSFDKTIAFNGDIETLEDYHSLMSRFPDLKHVMIGRGILKDYWLPAKIKGIDVPSANERKLALRKMHDEIFSTYSSFLSGDTQILQKVKPFWEYFSSQFENERKVYKGIKKSGGLKKYHEAVSFAFLQNVKE from the coding sequence ATGAAAATTTCACTAGCACCTCTTCAGGGATATACTGACTGGGTGTTTCGACAAGCATACGAAAAATGTATTGGGGGCGTAGATGAATTCTATACCCCTTTTCTTGTACTTCCGAATTCCGGAGAAGTAAGAACTTCGCATAAAAGAGAGGTTGAACCATTTTTGGAAAGGAATAATAGATTGGTGCCACAGTTTTTGGCAGGATCAATTGAAGAATTTCAATTTTTTGAAACCTACTTTTCAGAATTAGGTTATAAAAAAATGAATTGGAATTTGGGTTGTCCTTTTCCGATGGTTACAAGAAAAAATAAAGGCTCTGGGCTACTTCCGTATCCCGAAAGGATTAAAGAGATTTTGGAGACCGGTTATTCAGGGAAAATTGATTTGTCGATTAAAATGCGTCTTGGTTTGGAAGATAAATCAGAGATATTCCCCGTTTTAGATGCCATTAAGGATTTCAATGTTGATGAAATTATTATTCATCCTCGTATTGGTAAACAAATGTATAAGGGAAGTGCCGACTGGGATTGTTTTGAGCAGATTCAGAAAAGTTTTGATAAGACAATTGCTTTTAATGGAGACATTGAGACATTGGAAGATTATCACAGTTTGATGTCTCGGTTTCCAGATTTAAAACATGTAATGATCGGACGAGGTATTTTGAAAGATTATTGGTTACCTGCAAAAATAAAAGGCATTGATGTTCCATCTGCGAATGAGCGAAAATTGGCATTGCGTAAGATGCATGATGAGATTTTTTCAACATACTCTTCATTTTTAAGTGGTGATACACAGATATTGCAAAAGGTGAAACCATTCTGGGAATATTTTTCGAGTCAATTTGAGAATGAAAGAAAGGTTTACAAAGGAATCAAGAAATCGGGTGGGTTAAAAAAATATCACGAGGCCGTTTCTTTTGCTTTTCTGCAAAATGTAAAGGAGTAA
- a CDS encoding AAA family ATPase encodes MNNCNNRYIITGGPGSGKSTLLDKLSALGHQCFEEISRVIIQEQHQIGGDKVPWQNLSEFAEICFERMSIQLYECKPERKCFFDRGLPDIIAYVRRGGLPVPPKYFQQSNQYNKTVFLAPPWKEIFINDAERPESFEDAVEISIFLRNTYEELGFTVIELPKFSVADRVQFIDNYLSTDKDS; translated from the coding sequence ATGAATAATTGCAATAATCGTTACATAATTACTGGCGGTCCAGGATCAGGGAAATCGACTCTTCTGGATAAATTATCAGCACTCGGACATCAGTGTTTTGAAGAAATTTCCCGCGTTATTATTCAAGAACAACATCAAATCGGCGGTGATAAAGTTCCATGGCAAAACCTATCCGAGTTTGCAGAAATTTGCTTCGAACGGATGAGTATACAGCTTTACGAATGCAAACCTGAGCGAAAATGTTTCTTTGATCGTGGCTTACCTGATATTATAGCCTATGTGAGACGAGGAGGCTTGCCGGTTCCTCCAAAATACTTCCAACAATCTAATCAGTACAACAAAACAGTATTTTTAGCTCCGCCCTGGAAAGAGATTTTCATTAATGACGCAGAAAGACCTGAATCATTTGAAGATGCAGTGGAAATATCAATTTTCTTAAGAAACACTTATGAAGAATTAGGCTTTACGGTTATTGAACTACCTAAATTTTCAGTAGCTGATCGAGTTCAATTTATAGATAATTATTTATCTACAGACAAAGATTCATGA
- a CDS encoding Lrp/AsnC ligand binding domain-containing protein → MKVQIDGVDQKILSYLIKNARIPFLEIARECGISGAAIHQRVKKLEDAGIIDGSRFIVKPRALGYEVCAFVGISLDHAQQYKIVVDKIEAITEIVECHFTTGSFTFIVKMLCRDNQHLMDILINLQNIPGISKTETFISLEQTVDREIKL, encoded by the coding sequence ATGAAAGTTCAAATTGATGGAGTAGATCAGAAGATTCTATCTTACTTGATTAAAAATGCAAGAATTCCATTTTTGGAAATAGCAAGAGAGTGCGGAATTTCAGGTGCAGCAATTCATCAAAGAGTTAAAAAACTTGAAGATGCAGGTATTATTGATGGATCAAGATTTATTGTTAAGCCAAGAGCCTTGGGATATGAAGTTTGTGCCTTTGTTGGTATTTCTCTTGACCATGCGCAACAGTACAAAATTGTTGTGGATAAAATTGAAGCTATAACTGAAATTGTTGAATGCCATTTTACTACGGGGAGTTTTACATTTATAGTGAAAATGCTTTGTAGAGATAATCAGCATTTAATGGATATTTTAATTAATTTACAAAATATTCCAGGAATATCTAAAACAGAAACATTTATTTCTTTGGAGCAAACCGTTGATCGGGAAATTAAACTATAA